Proteins encoded by one window of Deltaproteobacteria bacterium:
- a CDS encoding integrase core domain-containing protein, with product EWRRDYNEDRPHSSLGNLSPNEFARLQQEKMAALV from the coding sequence GAATGGCGCAGGGACTATAACGAGGATAGGCCGCACAGTTCACTCGGAAACCTTTCTCCGAATGAATTCGCAAGGCTTCAACAGGAGAAAATGGCTGCATTAGTCTAA
- a CDS encoding AAA family ATPase → MTIRITQPDTQADIALRECLDADRPVSFVMVAGAGSGKTTSLIKALDHVGKKYGAKLNRRKQKVVCITYTEIAQQEIWNDVGQNQLFHVSTIHSFLWTVIRPFQSDIKKWVLERINEKIAEAKERIEKPRTRPATIEKLKEEIADYVEIIENLASVSRFTYGTGSSYDRGILGHDDIIKMVPALIISRPLLRSIIIDKYPYIFIDESQDTTEVVVQAMKAIERQGRGKICIGFFGDPMQKIYSNGIGDTPLEEGWIRIEKPENFRCPDSVLSVINNIRAGGDALVQVSGKAGIDGTARIFIIPADEQRSERLHGVKKWLAESNKDPLWLSDEKDADVKILVTLHRVAASRLGFAELYAAFNDNDAPSALKTGFSDGSSWALAPVLSYILPLYELAKKMKEFEIITFLRKNSPLLSEENIKKIKVGKILTELSNAVTKLVELIDSVDYTVIEVLLHTRESQIFLFEDRLNDFLNAYESGVLASKESLSDEMFRSSDAMMAFFRCPASQLVAYKSYIVNESPFATQQGIKGAEFARVLAVLDDEEGPHIMFSYNKFFGIDPLSDRDRDNLANGRETVIDRTRRLFYVICSRATKDLAVVMYAVDPDAVYRQIVSEGLFPEKDVIVLE, encoded by the coding sequence ATGACTATTCGTATAACACAACCTGATACGCAAGCTGACATCGCTCTAAGAGAATGCCTCGATGCTGATAGACCGGTTAGTTTTGTTATGGTCGCCGGAGCGGGATCAGGAAAGACAACTTCTTTAATCAAAGCATTGGATCATGTTGGCAAAAAGTATGGCGCTAAACTAAACAGGAGAAAGCAAAAGGTTGTTTGTATTACATATACAGAAATTGCCCAACAGGAGATTTGGAATGATGTAGGACAAAATCAGCTTTTTCACGTTTCAACCATACATAGTTTTTTATGGACGGTAATACGTCCATTCCAGTCTGACATTAAGAAATGGGTGTTGGAGAGAATTAATGAAAAGATTGCCGAGGCCAAAGAGCGTATAGAAAAACCACGCACAAGACCTGCAACAATTGAAAAACTTAAAGAAGAAATTGCTGACTATGTTGAGATTATAGAGAACCTTGCGTCGGTATCTCGGTTTACTTATGGCACTGGAAGCAGTTATGATAGAGGCATTTTAGGGCATGACGATATTATTAAGATGGTCCCAGCACTTATTATCAGCCGTCCTTTATTGCGGTCGATTATTATCGATAAATATCCATATATTTTTATTGATGAAAGTCAAGATACAACAGAAGTAGTGGTTCAGGCCATGAAAGCAATTGAACGACAAGGAAGAGGAAAAATTTGCATAGGATTTTTCGGGGATCCAATGCAGAAAATTTATTCAAACGGCATTGGCGATACACCTCTTGAAGAAGGGTGGATAAGAATTGAAAAACCGGAGAACTTTCGATGCCCTGATAGCGTCCTTTCTGTAATTAACAATATACGAGCAGGTGGCGATGCCTTGGTTCAGGTTTCTGGCAAGGCCGGGATAGATGGAACAGCAAGGATTTTTATAATTCCTGCTGATGAACAAAGGAGTGAGCGCCTGCATGGTGTTAAGAAATGGCTGGCTGAATCGAACAAGGATCCACTCTGGCTTTCTGATGAGAAGGATGCCGATGTAAAAATTTTAGTTACTCTTCATAGGGTAGCTGCTTCCCGCTTGGGCTTTGCTGAGCTTTATGCCGCTTTTAATGATAATGACGCACCATCAGCACTTAAAACAGGGTTCAGCGATGGAAGCAGTTGGGCACTCGCCCCGGTCCTTTCTTACATTTTACCCTTGTACGAATTAGCAAAAAAAATGAAAGAATTTGAGATAATTACTTTTCTCAGGAAAAATTCACCCCTCCTTTCAGAAGAAAACATCAAAAAAATAAAAGTCGGCAAAATTTTGACAGAACTCAGTAATGCTGTCACTAAGCTTGTTGAGCTTATAGATTCTGTTGATTATACTGTAATTGAGGTGCTTTTACATACGAGAGAGAGTCAAATATTTCTCTTCGAAGATCGCCTTAATGATTTTTTGAATGCTTATGAGTCAGGTGTTCTGGCAAGCAAAGAAAGTCTTAGTGATGAAATGTTTAGATCATCTGATGCGATGATGGCGTTTTTCAGATGCCCAGCTTCTCAACTCGTTGCATACAAATCCTATATTGTTAACGAATCACCATTTGCGACACAGCAAGGTATTAAGGGAGCAGAATTTGCTCGAGTGCTCGCCGTCTTAGATGATGAAGAAGGACCACATATTATGTTTTCTTATAATAAATTTTTTGGTATCGATCCTCTTTCTGATAGGGATAGGGATAATCTAGCTAACGGGAGAGAAACAGTAATAGACCGAACAAGGCGATTATTTTATGTTATTTGTTCTCGTGCAACAAAAGACCTTGCAGTCGTAATGTATGCCGTTGACCCTGATGCTGTTTATCGACAAATTGTTTCAGAAGGACTTTTCCCAGAAAAGGACGTTATTGTGTTAGAATGA
- a CDS encoding ATP-dependent endonuclease — protein MYLDAYKIKNFRRLKDVLITLEKDISIFVGANNSGKTSATHLLQLFIQGAKEKLTVYDFSANCLDKINEIGAQIEAGSSDATADQLPCITVDLWFSVQENDLGRVVDLLPSLEWAGTHVGIRISFGPSDPNAMIQRYLDAREKKPKTKDEKDQYDYLPNSLVDYLRENIGREFNFKYYVLDRNFFNDSFAQKSEYEPLLLTSEKGRTGPQIIKNLLRVDCLDAQRHLSDNSAARSENLSRCLSRFYSRNLKKREDDPEVQEALAKAKAGLDSHFATVFGPTLGRLSDIGYPGLGNPRLMIRSALNPSAIMTSHDGATVHYALERKIGGTGESHILPDRYNGLGFKNLIYMVIELLDIHAQWLDPEADDQPPLHLVFIEEPEAHLHTQLQQVFTRKILDILKIEKEQADYFTSQLVLTTHSPHILFERGFKPIRYFRKLHTDDFQVSEVLNLSKLYEEMGEPDRDFLERYMRLSHCDLFFADAAILVEGNVERLLMPIMIEKAAQKLKSSSICILEIGGAFGHRFKKLIEYLGIVSLIITDLDSIGVDAESGASPDDDNEEEEDSAALKACLVSTAGAVTSNQTLKQWLPGMENISDLISATDEQKTRKPDANSPSHIRVAYQKPRVVTWGMDSMGIAGRTFEEDFAYENLAWCQNPANKSVKLFVTKSAEKNLLEMSKKIFSKVKSSSFNKTDFALAVLEKKPSEWQVPSYISESLKWLEEQLVSPVEEITTKVDEASPMEAEK, from the coding sequence ATGTATTTAGACGCATATAAAATTAAAAACTTTCGCCGCCTGAAAGATGTTCTTATTACTCTTGAGAAAGATATTTCGATTTTCGTTGGCGCCAATAATAGCGGAAAGACGTCAGCAACCCATCTTTTGCAGCTTTTTATCCAAGGAGCAAAGGAAAAGTTGACAGTATATGATTTTAGTGCAAACTGCTTGGACAAGATCAACGAAATTGGAGCGCAGATAGAAGCAGGCAGCTCTGACGCAACCGCCGATCAGCTTCCTTGCATTACCGTTGATCTGTGGTTTAGTGTCCAAGAAAATGACCTTGGCAGGGTTGTTGATTTGCTGCCGAGTTTAGAGTGGGCGGGTACTCATGTTGGTATTCGCATCTCCTTTGGTCCTTCTGATCCGAATGCAATGATTCAACGTTATCTCGATGCAAGAGAAAAAAAGCCCAAGACAAAAGACGAAAAGGACCAATATGATTATTTACCGAACAGCTTGGTTGATTATTTAAGGGAAAATATTGGTAGGGAGTTTAATTTTAAATACTACGTCCTCGATAGAAACTTTTTCAATGATAGTTTTGCGCAAAAATCAGAGTATGAACCATTACTTCTAACCTCTGAAAAAGGCAGAACGGGTCCGCAAATAATTAAAAATCTCCTTAGGGTAGATTGCCTTGATGCCCAGCGGCACCTTTCTGACAATTCTGCTGCTCGCTCAGAGAATCTTTCACGATGTCTATCTCGCTTCTATAGTAGAAATTTAAAGAAAAGAGAAGACGATCCCGAAGTACAGGAGGCACTCGCAAAAGCAAAAGCAGGGCTTGATTCGCATTTTGCGACTGTCTTTGGGCCTACTCTCGGTAGGCTGAGTGATATTGGATATCCAGGATTGGGCAATCCGCGACTTATGATCCGCTCTGCACTTAATCCTTCTGCAATAATGACAAGTCACGATGGTGCAACTGTGCACTATGCTTTAGAAAGAAAGATTGGCGGCACAGGCGAATCCCACATTCTTCCCGACAGATACAATGGGTTAGGTTTTAAAAACTTAATATATATGGTTATCGAGCTCCTGGATATTCATGCTCAGTGGCTAGACCCAGAAGCTGACGACCAGCCACCCCTTCATCTGGTATTCATTGAAGAACCGGAAGCACACTTGCATACTCAGCTACAGCAAGTATTTACTCGTAAGATACTTGATATCTTAAAAATTGAGAAAGAGCAGGCTGACTATTTTACTAGTCAGCTTGTGCTAACAACTCATTCTCCCCACATTTTGTTTGAACGAGGATTTAAGCCAATTCGCTATTTCCGAAAATTGCACACAGATGATTTTCAAGTTTCCGAAGTTTTGAACCTTTCTAAGCTTTACGAAGAAATGGGTGAGCCCGACCGAGATTTCCTAGAGCGTTATATGAGGCTTTCACACTGCGATCTTTTCTTCGCTGATGCTGCAATATTAGTTGAGGGAAATGTCGAGCGATTATTAATGCCCATTATGATAGAAAAAGCTGCTCAGAAGTTGAAGTCTAGCTCAATTTGTATTTTGGAAATCGGAGGAGCATTCGGCCATCGATTTAAAAAGTTGATTGAATATCTTGGAATCGTATCTTTAATTATAACTGACCTGGATAGTATTGGCGTCGATGCTGAGAGCGGGGCTTCACCTGATGACGACAATGAGGAGGAAGAAGACAGCGCCGCACTGAAAGCTTGTCTCGTCTCAACAGCTGGAGCTGTTACGTCAAATCAGACCTTGAAACAATGGCTGCCCGGGATGGAAAATATCTCCGATCTTATATCTGCTACCGATGAGCAGAAAACACGTAAACCTGATGCAAATTCTCCTTCACATATAAGAGTCGCTTACCAGAAGCCACGTGTTGTGACTTGGGGTATGGATTCAATGGGAATTGCAGGTAGGACATTTGAGGAGGATTTTGCTTATGAAAATTTGGCCTGGTGCCAAAATCCAGCAAATAAGAGTGTCAAATTATTTGTCACAAAAAGTGCAGAGAAAAATCTGTTAGAAATGAGCAAAAAAATATTCTCCAAAGTTAAAAGCTCAAGCTTTAATAAGACAGACTTCGCTTTGGCGGTTCTTGAAAAAAAGCCGAGCGAATGGCAGGTTCCAAGCTATATTAGTGAGAGCTTGAAGTGGCTTGAGGAGCAGCTTGTTTCCCCAGTAGAGGAGATAACGACCAAGGTTGATGAGGCGTCTCCAATGGAGGCTGAAAAATAG
- a CDS encoding helix-turn-helix domain-containing protein yields the protein MRLVTIKDLSVFLKVKESTLYSWVHEGTIPFYKLNGLLRFNMDEILDWVNSSKAIQVQERLSIKRPENRDINSLIKKTIEGVKGKGYNPSKRETSLNQGLRKEVSDESF from the coding sequence ATGCGCCTTGTTACCATAAAAGACCTGTCCGTATTCCTTAAGGTAAAGGAGTCTACCTTGTATTCCTGGGTTCATGAAGGGACTATTCCCTTCTACAAACTCAACGGGCTTCTCCGCTTCAATATGGACGAGATTTTAGACTGGGTAAATAGCTCCAAGGCAATACAGGTTCAGGAGCGCCTTTCAATAAAAAGGCCTGAAAACCGGGACATAAACAGCCTCATAAAAAAGACTATTGAGGGGGTAAAAGGCAAGGGGTATAATCCTTCCAAACGGGAAACCAGCCTGAATCAAGGCCTCAGGAAGGAGGTTTCTGATGAGTCTTTTTAG
- a CDS encoding tyrosine-type recombinase/integrase: MSLFRRGQVWWINLKYNGKRVRQSTDVKDRKLAEKIHAKVLTQLVEGKWFDKQLGEDKTLSELLDKYIAEHSTPNKSDRSIRQDKGYKKDMIEFFGDVPLTQITPGRISAYKAHLRAKGLAAATINSQRGVLCHAFKKAIREWEWVKENPVEKVSREKVRNERDRWLTLEEEKRLIDVCVIYATGKENVQIPHYWLQEIVIFDLNTGMRMDELLSLEWPHVDLFRRTATVVRSKNGEKRTIPLNRRAFELLKEKAKVRHIKSNYVFASEAGTKIIDRNLRRGFYDALDRAKIEDFRFHDLRHTFATRLAQAGIDLYKIAKLLGHKTIAMTQRYSHHYPESLRDGVEVLDRAVTIWSQSNEKGAAQNRLTP; encoded by the coding sequence ATGAGTCTTTTTAGACGAGGCCAGGTCTGGTGGATAAATCTGAAGTACAATGGCAAACGGGTCAGGCAATCAACCGACGTTAAGGACAGGAAGCTTGCCGAGAAGATCCATGCCAAGGTGCTGACCCAACTGGTCGAAGGCAAATGGTTTGACAAGCAATTGGGTGAGGACAAGACCTTGAGCGAGCTGCTCGACAAGTACATAGCCGAGCACTCTACTCCCAACAAGTCGGACAGGTCGATACGGCAGGACAAGGGGTACAAAAAGGACATGATCGAGTTTTTCGGCGATGTACCTTTGACTCAGATCACCCCTGGACGCATATCGGCCTACAAAGCTCACTTGAGGGCAAAGGGGCTGGCCGCAGCCACGATAAACTCGCAGCGCGGCGTCCTGTGCCATGCCTTCAAGAAGGCTATCCGCGAATGGGAATGGGTCAAGGAAAACCCTGTCGAGAAGGTATCAAGGGAAAAGGTCAGGAACGAACGCGACAGGTGGCTGACTCTGGAAGAGGAAAAGAGGCTCATTGACGTTTGCGTGATTTATGCAACCGGCAAGGAGAACGTCCAGATTCCGCATTACTGGCTTCAGGAGATCGTGATCTTTGACCTGAATACCGGGATGAGGATGGACGAGCTGCTTTCCCTGGAGTGGCCGCATGTCGATCTCTTCAGAAGGACGGCAACTGTCGTCCGGTCTAAAAACGGCGAGAAGAGGACCATACCCTTGAACCGGAGGGCCTTTGAGCTCTTAAAGGAGAAGGCGAAGGTGCGGCACATAAAGAGCAACTATGTGTTCGCGAGTGAAGCCGGAACCAAGATCATAGACCGGAACCTGAGGCGGGGTTTCTACGACGCCCTGGACCGGGCCAAGATCGAGGACTTCAGGTTTCACGACCTACGCCATACCTTTGCGACAAGGCTCGCTCAGGCGGGTATCGACCTCTATAAGATAGCGAAGCTTCTGGGGCATAAGACCATAGCCATGACCCAGCGGTATTCGCATCATTATCCTGAAAGTTTGAGGGATGGAGTGGAGGTTTTGGACCGCGCGGTCACAATTTGGTCACAGTCCAATGAAAAAGGGGCAGCCCAAAATCGGCTAACCCCTTGA
- a CDS encoding pseudouridine synthase: MRKRQTQKAYTRPRVLLFNKPFRVLCQFTDSEGRRSLADFIPVPGVYAAGRLDYDSEGLVALTNNGPIQALIAGPENKTPKTYFVQVEGVPSEEVLHKLRSGVLLNDGMTLPAEVELLKEPPAVWERVPPVRFRKTVPDTWLRMTITEGRNRQVRRMAASVGHPVLRLIRTGIGQWELGNLKPGEWKEVTLPECRGNTKKYAGKKSRDRKTPRKIR; this comes from the coding sequence ATGCGAAAAAGACAGACTCAAAAAGCATACACCCGCCCGCGGGTGCTCCTTTTTAACAAGCCCTTCCGCGTACTCTGCCAGTTTACTGATAGCGAAGGGCGAAGGTCCCTTGCGGATTTCATCCCCGTCCCCGGCGTGTATGCTGCCGGCAGGCTCGATTACGACAGCGAAGGCCTTGTTGCGCTAACGAACAATGGACCTATTCAGGCCCTTATAGCCGGGCCGGAAAACAAGACACCAAAGACCTATTTCGTCCAGGTGGAGGGCGTACCCTCTGAAGAGGTCCTTCATAAGCTCCGATCCGGCGTACTCTTGAATGACGGCATGACCCTCCCGGCAGAAGTTGAGCTCCTTAAAGAGCCCCCGGCCGTTTGGGAGAGGGTCCCGCCCGTCCGGTTCAGGAAGACAGTCCCCGATACATGGCTGAGAATGACGATAACTGAGGGGAGGAACCGGCAGGTCCGCCGCATGGCCGCGAGCGTGGGCCATCCCGTACTCCGCCTAATCAGGACCGGCATCGGGCAGTGGGAGCTCGGAAATCTTAAGCCAGGTGAGTGGAAAGAAGTGACCCTGCCGGAATGCCGGGGCAATACAAAAAAGTATGCGGGAAAGAAGAGCCGCGACCGAAAGACCCCTCGAAAGATCCGGTAG
- a CDS encoding TrpB-like pyridoxal phosphate-dependent enzyme: MKETKIVLPEKDIPQKWYNIMADMPNLPAPPLHPATLEPCGPDDLKAIFPMSLIEQEVTTERWIEIPEEVRDIYRLWRPSPLYRASRLEALLKTPARIYYKYEGVSPAGSHKPNTSIPQAYYNKKAGIKRIATETGAGQWGSALALAGRMFGLEITVYMVKVSYHQKPYRRVAMETWGAEVLASPTERTQSGRKVLEADPESPGSLGIAISEAVEDAAGRSDTNYALGSVLNHVCLHQTVIGQEARRQLEIAGDYPDVIIGCSGGGSNIAGLSFPFLLDKINGRDLRVIAVEPSSCPTLTKGEYRYDFGDLAGLTPYLMMYTLGHDFVPPGIHAGGLRYHGEAPLVSRLFHDGLIEAAAWPQSEVFEAALLFARTEAIIPAPESAHAIKSAITEAVRAREEGKEKVILFGLSGHGNFDMQAYADYLAGKLTDYEYPGEKIREALSKLPVISR, translated from the coding sequence ATGAAGGAGACCAAGATAGTACTCCCTGAAAAGGATATACCTCAAAAATGGTATAACATAATGGCGGACATGCCTAACCTCCCGGCCCCGCCGCTTCATCCCGCCACTCTTGAGCCCTGCGGCCCTGACGACCTCAAGGCAATATTCCCCATGTCGCTTATAGAGCAGGAGGTCACTACCGAACGGTGGATCGAGATACCTGAAGAGGTGCGCGATATCTACCGCCTCTGGAGGCCGAGCCCGCTATACAGGGCTAGCCGCCTGGAAGCTCTGCTTAAAACCCCGGCGCGCATCTATTACAAATATGAGGGAGTAAGCCCGGCCGGGAGCCACAAGCCCAATACATCTATTCCCCAGGCCTATTATAATAAGAAGGCGGGCATAAAGAGGATAGCGACCGAGACCGGAGCCGGCCAGTGGGGTTCCGCGCTCGCCCTTGCCGGCCGCATGTTCGGATTAGAGATAACCGTCTACATGGTAAAGGTGAGCTATCACCAGAAGCCATATAGGAGGGTGGCCATGGAGACCTGGGGCGCCGAGGTCCTCGCAAGCCCCACAGAGAGGACCCAATCGGGCCGGAAGGTACTTGAGGCCGACCCGGAAAGCCCCGGAAGCCTCGGCATAGCCATCTCCGAAGCGGTCGAAGACGCGGCCGGGAGGAGCGATACCAACTATGCGCTCGGCTCGGTCTTGAACCACGTCTGCCTCCACCAGACCGTAATAGGACAGGAGGCTAGGAGGCAGCTTGAGATCGCGGGCGACTACCCCGACGTGATCATCGGCTGCAGCGGCGGCGGAAGCAACATCGCGGGCCTCTCTTTTCCGTTCCTCCTCGATAAGATAAACGGCAGGGACCTCCGCGTCATAGCCGTAGAGCCTTCGTCCTGCCCCACGCTTACAAAAGGCGAGTACCGCTACGACTTTGGCGACCTCGCCGGCCTTACCCCGTACCTCATGATGTACACCCTTGGCCACGACTTTGTGCCTCCCGGCATACACGCAGGAGGGCTCCGCTATCACGGCGAAGCGCCGCTCGTAAGTAGGCTTTTCCATGATGGGCTCATCGAGGCGGCGGCATGGCCCCAGTCCGAGGTCTTTGAAGCGGCCCTTCTGTTTGCCCGGACAGAGGCCATAATCCCCGCGCCGGAAAGCGCACACGCGATAAAATCCGCCATAACCGAAGCGGTAAGGGCCAGGGAAGAGGGGAAAGAGAAGGTAATCCTCTTCGGCCTATCGGGCCACGGAAATTTTGACATGCAGGCCTATGCCGACTACCTGGCGGGTAAGCTTACGGATTACGAGTACCCCGGGGAAAAGATACGGGAGGCCCTCTCCAAGCTTCCGGTCATAAGCCGCTGA
- a CDS encoding PAS domain-containing protein produces the protein MGEGEKGLVSEIRKLSEQLKEFLRAEGERLNLEALLCSRTTELIKANEMLLAEINAREKAEQALGEYQYVYRKLLDSISDAVFVADAGSGLIIQANSAAGALIGRPVDEIAGMHQTELHPVEDTEYYGMLFRKAVKDRAVRKMEIMMRHSSGNAVKAEANAFTSVMGGRNVIWGVFRETSGSGLPESERARINLLIDELSRRLSTPSRSSLDLQ, from the coding sequence ATGGGCGAAGGGGAAAAGGGCCTTGTAAGTGAGATCCGGAAGCTCAGTGAGCAATTAAAAGAGTTTTTGAGGGCTGAGGGCGAAAGGCTCAATCTCGAAGCGCTCCTTTGCTCGCGCACGACCGAGCTCATAAAGGCCAATGAGATGCTTCTTGCGGAAATAAACGCTCGGGAAAAAGCGGAGCAGGCCCTAGGCGAGTATCAATATGTATACCGCAAGCTGCTGGATTCAATAAGCGATGCCGTATTCGTAGCTGACGCCGGGAGCGGACTCATAATTCAGGCAAACAGTGCCGCGGGCGCGCTAATCGGAAGGCCCGTGGACGAAATAGCGGGCATGCACCAGACCGAGCTCCATCCTGTTGAAGATACCGAATACTACGGCATGCTTTTCAGGAAGGCCGTGAAAGACAGGGCGGTGCGGAAAATGGAGATAATGATGCGCCATTCCAGCGGAAACGCGGTCAAGGCGGAGGCAAACGCCTTTACCTCGGTCATGGGCGGCAGGAATGTGATCTGGGGGGTATTCCGGGAGACCTCGGGCAGCGGGTTGCCCGAAAGCGAGCGGGCCAGGATAAACCTCCTCATCGACGAGCTCTCCCGCAGATTGTCAACCCCCTCCAGAAGCAGCCTTGATTTGCAGTAA
- a CDS encoding sigma-54 dependent transcriptional regulator, producing the protein MHKVLVIDDEENIRLVLSELLSMRGFSVSQASDGPSGIREFGRFRPHAVLLDHRMPGMGGFETLRALKEIDPAVPVIFLTAYADIQAAVEAIKNGAHDFVTKPADMESLAVLIRKAIEKLELEREVVRLKTAVDASLEAALGRGEAIRRVISQLVRVAASDFAIIIQGETGTGKSMIAGLVHRMSRRKEGPFVRVDMGAIPEPLIESELFGFEKGAFTGADRARGGYFEAASGGTLFIDELENTSAALQSKLLGAVESKQVCRVGSSKPLPVDVRILAASNKDLRALVKEGSFREDLYFRLNEFTVTLPPLRERADDISFLAGRFLADACEELKRPPLSVSGPAMEALLSHPWSGNIRELKNVMRRAALLAGGGEVHPTHLGFAAGENYDRLAGEVLPLKEVSSHAAREAERAAIREALKLSSGNKARTASILKIDYKTLLTKIRAYDLG; encoded by the coding sequence TTGCACAAGGTGCTCGTAATAGACGACGAGGAGAACATAAGGCTCGTCCTCTCGGAGCTCCTCTCCATGAGGGGGTTCTCCGTTTCCCAGGCATCTGACGGGCCCTCGGGGATAAGGGAATTCGGCAGGTTCAGGCCGCATGCCGTTCTCCTCGACCACAGGATGCCCGGCATGGGCGGCTTTGAAACGCTAAGGGCCCTGAAGGAGATAGACCCGGCGGTCCCGGTCATTTTTCTCACCGCATACGCTGACATACAGGCGGCTGTGGAGGCCATAAAGAACGGGGCCCATGATTTCGTGACCAAGCCCGCGGACATGGAATCGCTGGCGGTGCTTATCAGGAAAGCGATCGAAAAGCTCGAGCTCGAACGCGAGGTGGTGAGGCTTAAGACCGCAGTCGACGCCTCTCTCGAAGCGGCGCTCGGCAGGGGCGAGGCCATAAGGCGCGTAATAAGCCAGCTCGTAAGGGTTGCCGCAAGCGATTTTGCGATCATCATACAGGGCGAGACAGGCACGGGCAAATCCATGATAGCCGGTCTCGTCCACCGAATGAGCCGGAGGAAAGAAGGGCCGTTCGTAAGGGTCGACATGGGGGCCATCCCCGAGCCGCTCATCGAAAGCGAGCTCTTCGGCTTTGAGAAGGGCGCCTTCACCGGCGCGGACAGGGCACGTGGCGGATATTTCGAGGCCGCCTCCGGCGGCACGCTTTTTATAGACGAGCTCGAGAACACCTCTGCCGCGCTCCAATCGAAGCTCCTCGGGGCCGTAGAGTCAAAGCAGGTCTGCCGTGTGGGCTCAAGCAAGCCTCTCCCGGTCGATGTGCGGATACTCGCGGCCTCGAACAAGGACCTGAGAGCCCTTGTGAAAGAGGGCAGCTTCCGGGAAGACCTCTATTTCAGGCTGAACGAATTTACGGTTACGCTTCCGCCTCTACGAGAGCGGGCGGACGACATTTCCTTTTTAGCCGGCAGGTTCCTTGCGGACGCGTGCGAGGAGCTTAAGAGGCCGCCCCTTTCGGTATCCGGTCCCGCAATGGAGGCGCTCCTCAGCCATCCCTGGTCGGGCAATATAAGGGAGCTTAAGAACGTTATGCGCCGCGCCGCTCTTTTGGCGGGAGGCGGCGAGGTCCACCCAACGCACCTCGGCTTCGCGGCCGGGGAGAACTATGACCGTCTGGCCGGGGAAGTCCTCCCGTTGAAGGAGGTCTCGTCCCATGCGGCGCGGGAGGCGGAAAGGGCCGCGATAAGGGAGGCGCTCAAGCTATCCTCCGGCAATAAGGCCAGGACCGCTTCCATCCTGAAGATAGATTACAAGACCCTCCTTACCAAGATAAGGGCGTACGACCTCGGTTGA